A window from Flavobacterium gyeonganense encodes these proteins:
- a CDS encoding ATP-dependent endonuclease, translated as MRIDSIDLQNFRKLKKTKIELAEKETVFVGANNSGKTSSLDALRIFLTKKIFSTRDFTLDNWIGLNKIGNRWLKEKEISNIDLSVDQFADFIPTLDLWLHVEKNEAHYVLPLIPTLEWKGGRLGIRMRFEPQDVETLYKEFILTQKNKKDLDASRLKLWPDDLWDFLDKKNNLNKLFTVRSYLLNPLNTTPFQPLPISSLPLEQDVLKGLIKVNIINAQRGFSDVGSDTSETSNIRNLSNQLRDYYDKHLNPSDNPTKNDLKALGAINDAKKQFDENLQESFKSALGELAHLNYPGFGNPTISLSSRIDTVESLNHDSSVQYSLSGDNPKLSLPEKYNGLGYQNLISMIFKLIRFRDDWMNVGKKLHEENAEEFQPLHLVIIEEPEAHLHAQVQQVFIKEAYKVLRNHPELGGKKQFHSQLLISTHSNHIAHEIDFTALRYFKRNPRTKGSLSTSTVVNLSTTFGSEDRTTKFAIRYLKTTHSDLFFADAVIIVEGPVERMLVPHFIKNQHNKLSTCYISILEIGGSHAHTLLPLLEQLGIITLIITDIDTIITPGKTKCQPKRASNQITNNDTLKKILSKSKKLDDLYEVKFEKKLHKNHPIRVAFQIPIQVSVNNEALPYTFEDSLVMENKNLFSALPTATGLLQKMILASKESDINNSAKAMYECITAKSVKKAEFALELLYLKEPNVLEVPQYIKEGLVWMEEKLEIKK; from the coding sequence ATGAGAATTGACTCAATTGACCTGCAGAATTTTAGAAAGCTCAAGAAGACGAAAATTGAATTGGCTGAAAAAGAAACTGTATTTGTCGGAGCAAATAACAGCGGGAAAACATCCTCGCTGGATGCACTTAGAATATTCCTAACGAAAAAAATCTTTTCCACTAGAGATTTCACGCTGGATAACTGGATTGGCTTAAACAAAATTGGAAACAGGTGGCTGAAAGAAAAGGAAATTAGTAATATAGATTTATCGGTAGACCAATTTGCAGATTTCATACCTACTCTGGATCTGTGGCTGCATGTTGAAAAAAATGAAGCTCATTATGTTTTGCCATTAATACCAACTTTAGAGTGGAAAGGAGGCAGATTAGGAATACGTATGCGTTTCGAACCCCAGGATGTAGAAACATTATATAAGGAATTCATACTAACTCAAAAAAACAAAAAGGACTTGGATGCATCAAGGCTTAAATTATGGCCTGATGATTTGTGGGATTTTTTAGATAAGAAAAATAATCTAAATAAACTCTTTACTGTTAGATCATATTTGCTTAATCCATTAAATACTACACCTTTTCAACCCCTGCCTATTTCAAGTCTTCCTCTTGAGCAGGACGTTTTAAAAGGACTTATAAAAGTTAACATTATAAACGCTCAAAGAGGCTTTTCAGATGTTGGTTCAGATACAAGCGAAACATCAAACATCAGAAACCTTTCAAACCAGCTTAGAGACTATTATGATAAGCACTTAAATCCTTCAGATAATCCAACAAAAAATGATCTAAAAGCTCTTGGCGCCATTAATGATGCAAAAAAACAGTTTGACGAGAATCTTCAAGAAAGCTTTAAATCAGCATTAGGTGAACTTGCACACTTAAATTACCCAGGATTTGGAAACCCGACAATTTCTCTATCAAGCCGTATCGATACAGTAGAAAGTCTAAATCACGATTCCTCTGTGCAGTATAGTTTATCAGGAGATAATCCAAAGCTTAGTCTTCCTGAAAAATATAATGGTCTAGGCTACCAAAATCTTATATCAATGATATTTAAGCTTATTAGATTCAGAGACGATTGGATGAATGTTGGTAAAAAGCTACATGAGGAAAATGCCGAAGAATTCCAGCCATTGCATTTAGTAATCATTGAAGAGCCTGAAGCTCACTTACATGCGCAGGTTCAACAAGTTTTTATAAAAGAAGCATATAAGGTTCTGCGTAACCATCCCGAGCTCGGTGGCAAAAAACAATTCCATTCCCAGCTGCTGATAAGTACTCATTCTAATCACATTGCACATGAAATCGATTTTACAGCTCTAAGATACTTCAAGAGGAATCCTCGCACAAAAGGCAGTCTTAGTACTTCTACTGTAGTCAATCTTTCAACAACATTTGGGTCTGAAGACAGAACAACAAAGTTTGCAATTCGCTATCTTAAGACAACTCATAGTGACTTGTTTTTTGCCGATGCAGTAATTATAGTTGAAGGCCCAGTAGAAAGAATGCTTGTGCCTCATTTTATTAAAAATCAACACAATAAACTCTCAACATGCTACATTTCAATACTTGAAATTGGAGGCAGCCACGCTCATACCCTGCTCCCGCTTCTCGAACAATTGGGCATAATTACTTTGATCATCACAGATATCGACACCATCATCACTCCCGGAAAAACAAAATGCCAGCCTAAAAGAGCATCCAATCAAATAACAAATAATGATACTCTTAAAAAAATATTATCTAAATCAAAAAAACTGGATGATCTTTATGAAGTAAAATTTGAAAAGAAGCTCCATAAAAATCATCCAATCAGAGTAGCATTTCAAATTCCTATCCAGGTATCGGTAAATAATGAAGCCCTGCCCTATACCTTTGAAGACTCGCTTGTCATGGAAAACAAAAATCTTTTTTCAGCATTGCCAACTGCAACTGGTTTATTGCAAAAAATGATTCTAGCCTCTAAAGAAAGTGATATCAATAATTCTGCAAAGGCTATGTACGAATGTATAACTGCTAAAAGCGTTAAAAAGGCAGAATTTGCATTGGAACTGCTTTATCTTAAAGAACCAAATGTATTAGAAGTTCCTCAATATATAAAGGAAGGCTTGGTTTGGATGGAGGAAAAGCTCGAAATTAAAAAATAA
- a CDS encoding UvrD-helicase domain-containing protein has product MTQPIYTNDIDKSVDDEIYTALNPRNPKSFFLFAGAGSGKTRTLVNVLTTFKKNYGHQFRLKRQKVAIITYTNAACNEIIHRLDYHPIFSVSTIHSFSWELIQGLNNDIREWLKNNLVAEIAKLQEEQSRSLNLQNKTSLDRKRRIESKTRRLDNLQSITKFTYDPNGNNSTRDSLSHSEVLHILAYFLNAKPLMRDIMVSRFPILVIDESQDTNKELIESFFVLQKAKKDNFSLGLFGDTMQRIYFDGKENLEKNLPLDWITPSKKMNHRSNKRIVTLVNTIRKEVDKQTQLPRIEKEDGHVRLYIIDRTAGNKEQLEKDVQKKMVAITNDALWNDNDRTDHVKTLILEHHMAAQRMGFSDFFWPLYTVEKLKTGLLEGSLSSLTFFIKIILPLWKAFYEKDEFSIARIAKQFSPDLNKEGIKKNSEGNQIDITRKKIESLLGLWKDNKDPSLFEIIENVGASDLFQIPDPLSTIAYRTSEAKKAAENYMNQSSNEENNDSNEVIDAWDRALQVPFSQIVNYNEYLLETSKFGTHQGVKGLEFDRVMVILDDTASRGNSFSYDKLFGTKPLSQTDKDNIKIGKETGFDKTKRLFYVACSRAKKSLAIVVYSDTPQIVKQNAVLYKWFSESEIEIIQ; this is encoded by the coding sequence ATGACTCAGCCTATTTACACAAATGATATTGATAAATCAGTCGATGACGAGATTTACACCGCTCTAAATCCCAGAAACCCAAAGAGTTTTTTTCTCTTTGCTGGAGCAGGATCAGGAAAGACAAGGACTTTAGTTAATGTCCTTACAACTTTTAAAAAAAATTATGGCCATCAATTTCGTCTTAAAAGACAGAAAGTAGCCATAATAACATATACGAATGCTGCGTGTAACGAAATAATACACCGCCTTGATTATCATCCGATTTTTTCGGTCAGCACAATCCATAGTTTTTCATGGGAACTTATTCAGGGCCTTAATAATGATATCCGAGAATGGTTAAAAAACAATCTCGTAGCCGAAATTGCAAAATTACAAGAGGAACAGAGCCGCTCATTAAATCTTCAAAATAAGACTTCACTTGACAGAAAACGCCGCATAGAATCTAAAACCAGGAGGCTCGATAACCTCCAAAGTATTACAAAATTCACTTATGACCCGAATGGAAATAATTCTACCAGAGACTCGCTCAGTCATTCTGAAGTCCTCCATATACTAGCTTATTTTTTGAATGCAAAACCTTTAATGCGGGATATAATGGTATCGCGTTTCCCAATTCTTGTTATAGATGAGAGCCAGGATACCAACAAAGAACTCATCGAATCTTTTTTTGTTCTCCAGAAAGCTAAGAAAGATAATTTCAGCTTAGGTCTTTTTGGAGATACTATGCAACGAATATATTTTGATGGAAAGGAAAACTTGGAAAAGAATTTGCCCCTGGACTGGATTACACCCAGTAAAAAAATGAATCATCGTTCCAATAAAAGAATTGTGACCTTAGTGAACACAATTAGAAAAGAAGTTGATAAACAAACACAGCTTCCTCGAATAGAAAAAGAAGATGGCCATGTCCGATTGTATATAATCGATAGAACGGCAGGAAATAAAGAACAATTAGAAAAAGACGTACAGAAGAAAATGGTGGCAATAACAAATGATGCCCTATGGAATGACAATGATAGAACTGACCATGTAAAAACTTTAATCCTAGAACACCATATGGCAGCTCAAAGAATGGGATTTTCTGATTTTTTCTGGCCGTTGTACACAGTTGAGAAACTAAAAACTGGTCTGCTGGAAGGATCACTTTCATCTCTGACTTTTTTTATAAAAATTATTCTGCCTTTATGGAAAGCCTTTTATGAGAAAGACGAGTTTTCTATTGCCCGCATAGCTAAACAATTTTCTCCAGACCTAAATAAAGAAGGTATAAAGAAGAATTCTGAAGGGAATCAAATTGACATTACCCGCAAAAAAATCGAATCACTTCTTGGTCTTTGGAAAGATAATAAAGATCCTAGTTTATTCGAAATTATTGAAAACGTTGGTGCGTCGGATCTATTCCAAATTCCAGATCCATTATCAACAATTGCGTACCGAACTTCAGAAGCAAAAAAAGCGGCAGAGAACTATATGAATCAGAGCTCAAATGAAGAAAACAATGACAGTAATGAAGTAATCGACGCATGGGACAGAGCCTTACAAGTTCCATTTAGCCAAATTGTAAACTACAATGAATATTTATTGGAGACTTCAAAATTTGGGACACATCAGGGAGTCAAGGGACTTGAATTTGACAGAGTGATGGTAATTTTGGATGACACTGCCTCTAGAGGTAATTCTTTTAGTTATGACAAACTTTTTGGTACTAAACCTTTATCACAAACTGATAAAGACAATATTAAGATTGGGAAAGAAACTGGATTTGACAAAACTAAGAGACTATTTTATGTTGCCTGCAGCAGAGCTAAAAAAAGTTTAGCTATCGTAGTTTATAGCGATACTCCGCAGATTGTTAAACAAAATGCTGTTCTTTATAAATGGTTTAGTGAAAGTGAAATTGAAATTATCCAATAG
- a CDS encoding dsDNA nuclease domain-containing protein has product MEGSYSQAGFYYQNNVAALKIIDCLILKSDIHQIRLENYDKGNHIDDIIVYRENKIEYYQVKWSENEDKVYTLHNLLQSSENDDGKTTKKSLFKQLAEGYISAKKNSENFSIILHTIKKESPQKRPSSGLHFGLTEIRTNFFDLVKVSSLRYDAIAEYQTYKATIELIREECELDEDSFDEFIKNLDFKFKQEPTDQIQNIIRVKLEALGIEGALLDKLLNAAVKWSISGEAITKDLLLKELGILDRFEDKLSHYFKIVNDEHYVRNQSLFVQLEKALSELDRGYIFIEGLPGVGKSTALTKFKESNPDVALAYYCFIPDVRNNFGEFRHQSQYFLKSLCISLEKNFPEVDLPSRYSDKYEEKFNFYLEKISGLKRKVIIIVDGLDHVHRGTAAGDKSLLNSITGDLPENIFFILSSQYDTVLSPSVKLQITSDSRRHIKVNPFTQKEIKEYMENKDITIGEHINLLEQVTRGIPIYLHYLSELLLNTSRSHYEETIKNLPQLTDGEINTYHEYLYQRIENNGFARWILAVLAYRKENTSLQTIREILKLAGEDRNIAEIEDVIKDFKHLLRQVEGRSYTIFHNSFREFIITKTLDLKDTFNKFLAEFYQINPFTDDAYRNYFSHLYEIGDFDKVMENTTLEWLKSAWSHFRAMEETEDNLNISIKSAIQKGSISEFIRIVFLKAQFDRIKWNLDNSDVNFTILLLDAGQTANSLRTIWDGDFLSCSKEFFYYYLGKYYNKIGSILPRNILKQGLSKSLIKQNVETLTSEYKAEAILYNDIDGLFKEIDDIKWLDADSNNRSYKKRKIRKRKIQRSMRELRLK; this is encoded by the coding sequence GCAGCACTTAAAATTATCGATTGTTTAATTTTAAAATCAGATATACACCAGATAAGACTTGAGAATTATGATAAAGGCAATCATATAGATGACATCATTGTATATAGAGAAAATAAAATTGAATATTATCAGGTCAAGTGGTCAGAGAATGAAGATAAGGTTTACACCCTGCATAACCTGCTTCAATCTTCAGAAAATGATGACGGCAAAACAACCAAGAAATCATTATTTAAGCAGTTAGCCGAAGGATATATATCGGCAAAAAAGAATAGTGAAAATTTTTCAATTATTCTTCATACCATAAAAAAGGAAAGTCCTCAAAAACGCCCAAGTTCTGGTCTGCATTTTGGACTAACTGAAATAAGGACAAATTTTTTTGATCTGGTAAAAGTATCTAGCCTCAGATATGATGCTATTGCTGAATATCAAACCTATAAAGCAACAATTGAACTCATACGGGAGGAGTGTGAACTAGATGAGGATTCTTTTGACGAATTTATAAAAAATCTGGATTTTAAGTTCAAACAGGAACCAACGGATCAAATTCAAAATATTATAAGAGTTAAACTTGAAGCATTAGGAATTGAGGGCGCTTTATTGGATAAACTTTTAAATGCGGCAGTCAAGTGGAGCATTTCGGGAGAAGCTATCACAAAAGATCTTCTATTAAAAGAGCTTGGAATTCTGGATCGTTTTGAAGATAAATTGTCTCATTATTTTAAAATAGTTAACGATGAGCATTATGTTCGAAACCAAAGTTTATTTGTTCAGCTGGAGAAGGCTTTGAGTGAATTAGACCGAGGATATATTTTTATTGAGGGACTGCCTGGAGTTGGAAAATCAACCGCTTTAACCAAGTTTAAAGAGTCAAATCCCGATGTAGCTCTTGCTTATTACTGTTTCATTCCTGATGTCAGGAACAATTTTGGAGAATTCAGGCATCAATCACAATATTTTTTAAAATCTCTATGCATTTCCCTGGAAAAAAATTTTCCTGAGGTTGATTTGCCAAGCAGATATTCGGATAAATATGAAGAAAAATTTAATTTTTATCTGGAGAAAATAAGCGGTCTTAAAAGGAAAGTTATTATTATAGTTGACGGTCTAGACCATGTGCACAGGGGCACAGCTGCGGGAGATAAATCTCTTTTAAACTCCATCACAGGGGATTTACCTGAAAATATTTTTTTTATTCTAAGCTCGCAATACGATACCGTTTTATCTCCTTCTGTTAAATTGCAGATAACTTCGGATTCGAGAAGACATATAAAAGTGAATCCATTTACTCAGAAGGAGATTAAAGAGTACATGGAAAACAAAGACATTACAATAGGTGAACATATAAATCTTCTGGAGCAGGTTACCAGAGGAATTCCAATATATTTGCATTATCTATCTGAACTGCTTTTAAATACATCCCGAAGCCATTATGAAGAAACTATAAAGAACCTGCCCCAGCTTACTGACGGGGAGATTAATACTTACCATGAATATCTTTATCAGCGTATAGAAAATAATGGATTTGCCAGATGGATTCTGGCTGTATTAGCATATAGAAAGGAGAATACCTCTCTTCAAACGATTAGAGAAATTCTAAAGCTCGCAGGAGAGGATAGAAATATTGCAGAAATAGAAGACGTTATAAAAGATTTTAAACATCTTTTAAGGCAGGTAGAGGGAAGATCTTATACAATTTTTCACAACAGTTTTCGAGAGTTCATTATAACAAAGACTCTGGATCTTAAAGATACGTTTAATAAATTTCTGGCAGAGTTTTACCAAATCAATCCTTTTACAGATGATGCGTACAGGAATTATTTCTCGCATTTATATGAGATAGGGGATTTTGATAAAGTTATGGAAAATACCACATTAGAATGGCTAAAGTCTGCCTGGTCGCATTTCAGGGCCATGGAGGAGACGGAAGATAATCTCAATATCTCCATAAAATCAGCAATTCAGAAGGGGTCTATTTCAGAATTTATCAGAATTGTATTTTTAAAAGCGCAATTTGACCGCATCAAATGGAACTTAGACAATTCAGATGTCAATTTTACAATTTTGCTTCTTGATGCGGGACAGACAGCTAACAGCCTCCGAACTATATGGGATGGTGATTTTCTTTCCTGCAGTAAAGAATTTTTCTATTATTATTTGGGTAAGTATTATAATAAAATCGGCTCTATACTTCCTAGAAACATACTTAAACAGGGACTTAGCAAATCACTGATAAAACAGAATGTAGAAACTCTAACAAGCGAGTATAAGGCAGAAGCAATTCTTTACAATGACATTGATGGGCTTTTTAAAGAAATCGATGACATCAAGTGGCTTGATGCAGACAGTAACAACAGAAGCTACAAAAAAAGAAAAATTCGGAAGAGGAAAATTCAAAGATCAATGAGGGAATTAAGGTTAAAGTAA